One segment of Asaia bogorensis NBRC 16594 DNA contains the following:
- a CDS encoding glycosyltransferase family 2 protein: protein MADARLNSVAVIIPFYNGSKYIERAIQSVLSQTVPADEFLIIDDGSSEAERTALAEIAARSGVTVHRKENGGQGSARNLGVSLTQSAYICFLDQDDFFLKNHIELLLEQVRTKDPHFGWAYGELMEADEEGHIVATSIAARYSKHPKISIEDLLERDMHVLPSASIISRTAFEAVGGFDPQFMGYEDDDLFLRIFRKGYTNYFFPQAVTVWCINKNSTSYSIRMSRSRMRYISKLCGMFDSDPERRSVYVRDLIFPRFCNLIAGEAFKSIYFSRYEHEKRMAQHSDELVGMLDTFASLVAANTRLRLEDRLKLRLYQLCLRQRSRRMLVVPYTIARILRRLGLGFRARR, encoded by the coding sequence ATGGCCGATGCAAGGCTGAATTCTGTCGCCGTTATCATCCCTTTCTACAATGGCTCGAAATATATCGAGCGGGCGATACAAAGCGTCCTGTCGCAGACTGTTCCCGCCGACGAGTTCCTGATCATTGATGATGGATCGAGCGAGGCGGAGCGCACCGCCCTGGCTGAAATCGCTGCGAGATCCGGTGTCACGGTGCATCGCAAGGAGAATGGCGGGCAGGGAAGCGCACGCAATCTAGGCGTATCGCTTACTCAATCGGCCTATATCTGTTTTCTCGATCAGGACGACTTCTTCCTGAAGAACCATATCGAATTGCTGCTCGAACAGGTCAGGACGAAAGACCCCCATTTCGGCTGGGCCTATGGTGAATTGATGGAGGCCGATGAGGAGGGGCATATTGTCGCTACCTCCATCGCTGCGCGTTACAGCAAGCACCCCAAGATCTCGATAGAGGATCTGCTTGAGCGTGACATGCATGTCCTGCCTTCAGCCTCGATCATCAGCCGGACAGCGTTCGAGGCCGTGGGCGGCTTTGATCCTCAGTTCATGGGTTATGAGGATGACGATCTTTTCCTGCGGATTTTCCGCAAGGGCTATACAAACTACTTCTTCCCGCAAGCTGTAACCGTCTGGTGCATCAACAAGAACAGCACCTCGTACAGCATCCGCATGAGCCGCAGCCGTATGCGCTATATCAGCAAGCTTTGCGGCATGTTCGACTCGGATCCTGAGCGACGTAGCGTGTATGTGCGTGATCTGATCTTTCCGCGCTTTTGCAATCTGATTGCCGGGGAGGCTTTCAAGTCGATCTATTTTTCGCGCTACGAGCACGAAAAACGCATGGCGCAGCATAGCGACGAACTGGTGGGGATGCTTGATACCTTCGCATCTCTGGTGGCGGCTAATACGCGGTTACGCCTTGAGGACCGTCTCAAGCTGCGGCTCTATCAGCTGTGCCTGAGACAAAGGTCACGCCGTATGCTGGTCGTGCCCTATACGATTGCCCGTATTCTGCGCCGTCTCGGTTTGGGTTTTCGCGCCAGGCGGTGA
- a CDS encoding prephenate dehydrogenase/arogenate dehydrogenase family protein has protein sequence MTTPLFETLCVIGPGLIGSSVLRRLRERPGLVNRLVVADRDPAVLDRVRALDLGDEITADLAKAVADADCVMLCVPVGAIAPVAEAIMPHFKAGAILTDVGSTRRSVVDALTPHLRDDIAYIPAHPMAGTEHSGPDAGFASLFEDRWCLLTPDPHAPQTDIDRLAAFWREMGARIRIMDVDHHDTICAMVSHLPHLIAFTICGTADTLAEDMRAEVLDFAASGFRDFTRIAASDPTMWRDIFLNNSDALLSVLDRFSQDAAAMAKAIREGDEKTIVDTISRGRRIRRSLLENRQA, from the coding sequence ATGACCACGCCCTTGTTCGAGACGCTCTGCGTCATTGGTCCCGGTCTGATCGGCTCCTCCGTCCTGCGCCGGCTACGCGAGCGTCCCGGTCTGGTCAACCGCCTCGTCGTCGCCGATCGTGACCCCGCAGTGCTCGATCGGGTGCGCGCCCTCGATCTGGGCGACGAGATCACAGCCGATCTCGCCAAGGCTGTCGCCGATGCCGATTGCGTCATGCTCTGCGTACCCGTCGGGGCTATCGCCCCGGTGGCCGAGGCCATCATGCCCCACTTCAAGGCGGGCGCGATCCTGACCGATGTCGGCTCGACGCGCCGCAGCGTGGTTGACGCCCTCACACCCCATCTGCGCGACGATATTGCCTATATCCCGGCCCACCCCATGGCCGGTACCGAACATTCAGGCCCGGATGCCGGCTTTGCCAGCCTGTTCGAGGATCGTTGGTGCCTCCTGACGCCGGACCCTCACGCCCCGCAGACCGACATCGACCGTCTTGCGGCTTTCTGGCGTGAAATGGGGGCCCGTATCCGGATCATGGATGTCGATCATCACGACACGATCTGCGCGATGGTCAGCCACCTGCCTCATCTGATCGCCTTCACCATCTGCGGCACTGCCGATACGCTTGCAGAAGACATGCGTGCCGAAGTGCTGGACTTCGCCGCCTCAGGCTTTCGCGATTTCACCCGTATCGCCGCCTCAGACCCGACCATGTGGCGTGACATCTTCCTGAACAACAGCGACGCCCTGCTGAGCGTTCTGGACCGTTTCAGCCAGGACGCCGCCGCCATGGCCAAGGCCATTCGCGAGGGCGACGAGAAAACCATTGTCGATACGATTTCGCGCGGTCGACGCATCCGCCGTTCCCTGCTCGAAAATCGTCAGGCCTGA
- the hpnC gene encoding squalene synthase HpnC codes for MNAIGKQVDPVWGEADVTSAKGAADENFPVGSLLFAKGNRAHVTAYYNFARVIDDMVDNEQLSSEAKIARLRGMEEVVRGEREAPQRADAQTAVILRRHLLQTDVPLETATDLITAFCQDAVKNRYQSWDELLGYCRFSANPVGRFLLLLHGERAETLPLSDALCSALQVINHLQDVTADLKTLDRSYLPQDMLTAEGAKVEDVLLARSKPGLRRVFDHLLDEVDHLNRQAAALPGLVRDRRMRAYCAVVVTLSHRLAARLRREDPVAGRVKLGRIDALQALLRGVLGLIR; via the coding sequence ATGAATGCGATCGGCAAACAGGTTGATCCCGTCTGGGGTGAAGCCGATGTGACTTCGGCCAAGGGCGCGGCTGACGAGAATTTTCCTGTCGGGTCGTTGCTGTTTGCCAAGGGCAACAGGGCGCATGTCACGGCCTACTATAATTTCGCACGGGTTATCGACGATATGGTCGATAACGAGCAGCTCTCTTCCGAAGCCAAGATCGCCCGTTTGCGTGGCATGGAAGAGGTGGTCCGTGGTGAGCGTGAGGCGCCCCAGCGGGCAGATGCCCAGACGGCCGTTATTCTGCGCCGTCATCTGCTTCAGACAGATGTGCCGCTGGAGACAGCCACAGACCTGATCACGGCATTCTGTCAGGATGCTGTGAAGAACCGCTATCAGAGCTGGGACGAGCTGCTCGGTTACTGCCGGTTCTCGGCCAATCCGGTGGGGCGCTTTCTGTTGCTGCTGCATGGTGAGCGCGCAGAAACGCTACCTTTGTCCGATGCGCTGTGCAGCGCCCTTCAGGTGATCAATCATCTGCAGGATGTCACGGCGGATCTGAAGACGCTTGATCGCTCCTATCTGCCGCAGGACATGCTGACGGCGGAGGGCGCCAAGGTGGAGGATGTTCTGCTGGCGCGCAGCAAGCCTGGGCTGCGTCGTGTGTTCGATCATCTGCTGGACGAGGTCGATCATCTCAATCGACAGGCAGCGGCTCTGCCGGGTCTGGTGCGCGATCGTCGCATGCGAGCTTATTGCGCTGTAGTGGTCACGCTCTCGCATCGTCTCGCCGCACGTCTGCGCCGGGAAGATCCGGTCGCAGGGCGCGTCAAGCTGGGCCGTATTGATGCTCTGCAGGCGCTTTTGCGTGGGGTGCTGGGCCTGATTCGTTAG
- a CDS encoding SH3 domain-containing protein produces MKTFRIVYGIGLAILLPLGAQAEAAPQTTKHATHHHKHGAAPASASGKSSAHGASAHHGKTKATAAKATDGTTAGSRKKRKAARAAEEARAAHAHHAGKHHVRTAAGVAAGAAVAGAATAAAQPATPPASDDAAAAAAAAPDAPPQDKGTNTGLPLPRFAAMRADKVFMRKGPGQRYPIEWVYHRRGLPVEVEREFDVWRLIEDSDGMKGWVHQATLVGQRTFVIPGQPPEGHAAAVGEASAKSGDVIGKADARVLGYVPNETEARQRQGDTLLYSQSDENSAVVAVLQPGTVGTLKLCPQGSTWCKVVVKGYTGWLPRRVFWGLLPGETLQPS; encoded by the coding sequence ATGAAGACATTCCGCATCGTCTACGGCATCGGGCTGGCGATTCTGCTGCCGCTTGGCGCACAGGCAGAAGCCGCGCCCCAGACGACCAAACACGCGACTCACCATCACAAACATGGCGCGGCGCCAGCTTCCGCCAGTGGCAAGAGCTCAGCACACGGTGCTTCTGCCCATCACGGTAAAACGAAAGCGACCGCGGCAAAGGCGACAGACGGAACGACCGCGGGTAGCCGCAAAAAGCGCAAGGCCGCACGTGCGGCGGAGGAAGCCCGGGCGGCTCATGCGCATCATGCGGGCAAGCATCATGTGCGCACGGCCGCAGGTGTCGCTGCCGGTGCCGCTGTAGCGGGTGCGGCGACAGCTGCCGCCCAGCCTGCCACGCCACCTGCCAGTGACGATGCGGCCGCAGCGGCTGCCGCCGCACCTGATGCACCGCCGCAGGACAAGGGAACCAATACGGGTCTGCCCTTGCCGCGCTTCGCCGCAATGCGTGCGGACAAGGTGTTCATGCGCAAGGGGCCAGGTCAGCGCTATCCGATCGAATGGGTCTATCATCGCCGTGGTCTGCCGGTTGAGGTCGAGCGTGAGTTCGACGTCTGGCGTCTGATCGAGGATTCGGACGGTATGAAGGGCTGGGTCCATCAGGCGACGCTCGTCGGACAGCGCACTTTCGTGATTCCGGGGCAACCACCCGAGGGTCATGCCGCTGCGGTGGGTGAGGCCTCGGCCAAATCAGGCGACGTGATTGGCAAGGCCGATGCCCGCGTGCTGGGCTATGTGCCGAACGAGACTGAGGCACGCCAGCGTCAGGGCGATACGCTACTCTACAGCCAGTCGGATGAAAACAGCGCTGTCGTGGCGGTGTTGCAACCCGGGACAGTGGGCACGCTCAAGCTGTGCCCCCAGGGGTCGACATGGTGCAAGGTGGTGGTCAAGGGCTATACGGGATGGCTTCCCAGACGTGTGTTCTGGGGGCTGTTGCCAGGAGAGACGCTTCAGCCTAGCTGA
- a CDS encoding glycosyltransferase gives MIRHFMAASALAAWGKLLFGHGRFWRTGERLAPGTGTTGLKSGEKIWPDVAIVVPARDEAESIQACVATLVQQDYRGKLSVIVVDDGSTDGTGDLAHRVADPHERLTVLTGKARPEGWSGKLWAVHQGECLAREKLDANGFVLLTDADILHSALHLETLVEKAERDGLDMVSEMVVLNCESAAERLLVPAFVYFFAMLYPFEKVNDPASPVAGAAGGTILVRRSMLERIGGVESVRGALIDDCSLAADIKKAGGKLYLGHSMLAWSIRPYRGAGDIWRMIARTAYVQLRYSPIILLCTVLGMTLVWLAPVYFALFGRGRVRVMGGASLLLAVISFLPTLSRFKLSPVRALALPVVAAFYMAATLGSAVDHHRGRGVQWKSRFYTEETHA, from the coding sequence ATGATCAGACATTTCATGGCAGCCTCGGCTCTGGCGGCATGGGGTAAACTGCTTTTCGGGCATGGGCGTTTCTGGCGTACCGGCGAGCGTCTTGCGCCGGGGACCGGAACGACGGGACTGAAATCCGGTGAGAAAATCTGGCCGGATGTGGCCATTGTCGTGCCTGCCCGAGATGAGGCTGAGTCGATCCAGGCCTGTGTGGCGACGCTGGTGCAGCAGGATTACCGCGGCAAGCTGAGCGTGATTGTCGTGGATGACGGCAGTACCGATGGCACGGGCGATCTGGCGCATCGGGTCGCTGATCCTCATGAACGTCTTACCGTACTTACAGGCAAGGCACGTCCTGAGGGATGGAGCGGCAAGCTTTGGGCCGTGCATCAGGGGGAATGTCTGGCGCGAGAAAAACTCGATGCCAATGGGTTCGTGCTGCTGACCGACGCCGATATCCTTCATTCTGCCCTTCATCTTGAGACGCTGGTGGAAAAGGCAGAGCGTGACGGCCTCGACATGGTGTCTGAAATGGTCGTGCTGAACTGTGAAAGCGCAGCAGAACGCCTGCTTGTGCCAGCCTTCGTCTATTTCTTTGCGATGCTCTACCCTTTCGAGAAGGTGAACGACCCGGCCTCGCCGGTGGCGGGAGCTGCAGGCGGGACGATACTCGTCCGTCGGTCCATGCTTGAGCGCATTGGAGGAGTCGAGTCGGTGCGGGGCGCACTGATCGATGACTGCTCACTGGCTGCCGATATCAAGAAGGCGGGTGGCAAGCTGTATCTGGGTCACAGCATGCTGGCATGGTCGATCCGCCCCTATCGGGGGGCTGGTGACATCTGGCGCATGATTGCGCGCACGGCCTATGTGCAGCTGCGCTATTCCCCGATCATTCTGCTTTGCACTGTGCTGGGGATGACGCTGGTCTGGCTGGCGCCTGTTTATTTTGCCCTGTTTGGTCGCGGGCGAGTCAGGGTCATGGGGGGCGCGTCGCTGTTGCTGGCCGTGATCTCCTTCCTGCCCACATTGTCGCGCTTCAAGCTCTCGCCGGTCCGTGCACTGGCCTTGCCGGTCGTTGCTGCCTTTTACATGGCCGCGACCCTTGGATCGGCCGTCGACCATCACCGTGGTCGGGGCGTGCAATGGAAAAGTCGTTTCTATACCGAGGAGACACATGCCTGA
- the hpnA gene encoding hopanoid-associated sugar epimerase, producing the protein MGEYTLITGATGFVGSAVARILKQRGHRIRLMVRAGADLSNLEGLDADLVIGDLTAPESFGPALENCRYLFHVAADYRLWVPDPAVMMRANVEGTRRLMMAALDAGIERVVYCSSVAALGLTKDGSPANELTPVTEHDVIGVYKLSKYRAEQEVLKLVRERGLPAVIVNPSTPVGPRDIKPTPTGQMIVDVASGNMPAYVDSGLNIVHVDDVAEGHALALEKGVIGEKYILGGENYMLGDLFALIGEVACVKPPRIKLKQSWLQPVAVVSEWMARGFGIEPRVTRETLAMSRKMMFFTSLKAQETLGYAPRPAREAVADAVTWFREHGRIATK; encoded by the coding sequence ATGGGTGAATACACGCTGATTACCGGCGCGACCGGCTTTGTTGGCTCGGCAGTGGCGCGTATTCTCAAGCAACGGGGCCATCGCATCAGATTGATGGTCCGTGCCGGGGCCGATCTTTCCAACCTTGAGGGGCTCGATGCCGATCTGGTGATTGGCGACCTGACGGCCCCCGAGAGCTTCGGACCGGCGCTGGAAAACTGCCGCTATCTCTTTCATGTAGCGGCGGATTATCGCCTTTGGGTACCGGATCCGGCTGTGATGATGCGGGCCAATGTCGAGGGCACAAGGCGGCTCATGATGGCGGCACTCGATGCCGGGATCGAGCGGGTGGTCTATTGCTCATCCGTGGCGGCGCTGGGGCTGACGAAAGATGGCAGCCCGGCCAATGAGCTGACGCCGGTGACCGAGCACGATGTGATTGGCGTGTACAAGCTCTCCAAATATCGCGCCGAGCAGGAAGTGCTGAAGCTTGTGCGCGAGCGCGGTCTGCCTGCCGTGATCGTGAACCCTTCCACCCCGGTTGGACCGCGTGACATCAAGCCCACGCCCACCGGACAGATGATCGTGGATGTCGCTTCGGGCAACATGCCGGCCTATGTCGATAGTGGCCTGAATATCGTGCACGTGGATGACGTGGCGGAGGGTCATGCGCTGGCGCTCGAAAAGGGCGTGATCGGCGAGAAATATATCCTCGGCGGCGAAAACTACATGCTGGGCGATCTTTTCGCTCTGATTGGCGAGGTCGCCTGTGTCAAACCGCCCCGGATCAAGCTCAAGCAGTCATGGCTGCAGCCGGTTGCTGTCGTATCCGAATGGATGGCGCGAGGTTTCGGTATCGAACCCCGTGTGACGCGAGAGACCCTGGCCATGTCAAGGAAGATGATGTTCTTCACCTCGCTCAAGGCCCAGGAAACCCTTGGCTATGCGCCACGTCCGGCACGTGAGGCGGTGGCTGACGCAGTCACCTGGTTTCGTGAACACGGACGGATTGCCACGAAATGA
- the pyk gene encoding pyruvate kinase: MTSSPQAASAQGTGVKKEAEQRRTKIVATLGPASSTHEMIRTLALAGADVFRLNFSHGSHEDHAKRHATIRDVEAELGRPLAILADMQGPKLRVGTFADGKVELIEGARFRLDLDRTPGDARRACLPHPEIMRAAEPGSRLLLDDGKMRLRVISCDETHMETEVEVGGWLSERKGVNVPDVVLPIPALTEKDHKDFTFALDLGVEYVALSFVQRPEDVQEAKDIAKGRAWIMTKLEKPQAMERLSDIIALSDAVMVARGDLGVELPAEEVPIEQKRAIREARFQGKPVIVATQMLESMITSPTPTRAEVSDVSNAVFDGTDAVMLSAESAAGKYPREAVEVMARVTRRVENDLEWRMQEEALRPDSDGTTGGAIAEAAWHVAQSVSAAVIVVYTQSGRGALQIARERADCPVLALTPDDETARRLNMVWGVRAMSVGQETPVYGVEGVVDQAVGLAVSEGYAEKGDKLVLLVGLPFGQQGSTNTLRVVTI, translated from the coding sequence ATGACGTCCTCACCTCAAGCAGCTTCGGCTCAGGGTACGGGAGTGAAGAAAGAGGCCGAACAGCGCCGCACGAAGATCGTTGCGACCCTCGGCCCGGCCTCCTCCACGCATGAGATGATCCGTACCCTGGCGCTGGCCGGGGCTGACGTGTTTCGCCTGAACTTCTCGCATGGTTCGCATGAAGACCATGCCAAGCGTCACGCCACCATCCGTGATGTTGAAGCCGAACTTGGTCGCCCGCTGGCCATTCTGGCCGACATGCAGGGCCCCAAGCTGCGCGTTGGCACCTTCGCCGATGGCAAGGTGGAACTGATTGAAGGCGCACGCTTCCGTCTGGATCTGGATCGTACGCCGGGTGATGCCCGTCGCGCCTGTCTGCCGCACCCCGAGATCATGCGCGCCGCCGAGCCCGGCAGCCGCCTGCTGCTCGATGACGGCAAGATGCGTCTGCGTGTGATCTCCTGCGATGAAACGCATATGGAGACCGAAGTCGAAGTCGGTGGCTGGCTGTCAGAGCGCAAAGGCGTGAACGTGCCTGACGTTGTGCTGCCCATCCCGGCCCTGACCGAGAAGGACCACAAGGACTTCACCTTCGCGCTCGACCTTGGTGTCGAATACGTGGCCCTTTCTTTCGTGCAGCGCCCCGAGGACGTGCAGGAAGCCAAGGATATTGCCAAGGGTCGCGCCTGGATCATGACCAAGCTCGAAAAGCCGCAGGCCATGGAGCGTCTGAGCGACATCATCGCGCTTTCTGACGCTGTGATGGTGGCGCGTGGCGACCTTGGTGTCGAACTCCCTGCCGAGGAAGTGCCGATTGAGCAGAAGCGTGCCATTCGTGAAGCGCGCTTCCAGGGCAAGCCGGTGATCGTGGCCACACAGATGCTGGAAAGCATGATCACCTCGCCCACCCCGACGCGCGCTGAGGTATCTGACGTCTCGAACGCCGTGTTCGACGGCACCGATGCCGTGATGCTTTCGGCCGAGAGCGCTGCGGGCAAGTATCCTCGCGAAGCCGTCGAGGTGATGGCCCGGGTGACGCGTCGCGTCGAGAATGATCTCGAATGGCGCATGCAGGAAGAGGCCCTTCGCCCTGACAGCGACGGCACGACCGGCGGTGCTATTGCTGAAGCCGCCTGGCATGTTGCCCAGTCGGTCTCGGCTGCTGTGATCGTGGTTTATACGCAGAGCGGCCGTGGCGCCCTGCAGATTGCCCGTGAGCGCGCCGATTGCCCGGTTCTGGCGCTGACGCCGGATGATGAAACCGCACGTCGTCTGAACATGGTCTGGGGCGTACGCGCCATGTCCGTGGGTCAGGAAACGCCGGTTTACGGTGTTGAAGGCGTGGTCGATCAGGCGGTCGGTCTGGCCGTTTCCGAGGGCTATGCCGAGAAGGGTGACAAGCTGGTTCTGCTCGTCGGCCTTCCCTTCGGACAGCAGGGTTCGACCAACACCCTGCGTGTTGTCACGATCTGA
- a CDS encoding DUF3126 family protein, which produces MAAISASELSRLQTTLRRLLGSQQLTINAPARAGHTVELAVNGEVIGTVHRDDDEGEVSYAIHITVLEEDLPPA; this is translated from the coding sequence ATGGCTGCTATTTCTGCTTCGGAGCTGTCCCGTCTGCAAACGACCCTGCGTCGTCTGCTCGGTTCCCAGCAACTGACGATCAATGCCCCGGCACGCGCTGGCCACACGGTTGAGCTGGCCGTCAATGGCGAAGTGATTGGCACAGTGCACAGGGATGATGATGAAGGCGAGGTCTCCTATGCCATCCACATCACCGTTCTCGAAGAAGACCTTCCTCCGGCCTGA
- a CDS encoding DUF2939 domain-containing protein: MPVELATFPDRLSWPSSRKLPHIAGALMVALVCIYALSPYLALWSLSSALRTHDTTTLAQHIDWSALTTSLKTEAIDALIGPPPASDDLPDFGSSFATSAVSHAIDTRLTPELLMTFASQMVTGHQPAASLSMSQLYSRLSAHFVSPLRFEAGLITTPGQKPAIVHMKFEQWHWKITQLDLPKAA; this comes from the coding sequence ATGCCCGTAGAACTCGCAACGTTCCCGGACAGGCTGTCATGGCCATCCAGCAGGAAGCTGCCTCATATTGCTGGCGCCCTGATGGTTGCCCTTGTCTGCATCTATGCGCTCTCGCCTTATCTGGCGCTTTGGTCGCTTTCCTCTGCCCTGCGCACGCATGACACGACGACCCTTGCCCAGCATATCGACTGGAGTGCGCTGACGACCAGCCTGAAGACCGAGGCGATCGACGCCCTGATCGGACCACCGCCAGCTTCTGACGATCTGCCGGATTTCGGCTCATCCTTCGCGACCAGCGCCGTCTCACATGCGATCGATACCCGCCTGACGCCTGAGCTGCTGATGACCTTCGCCTCCCAGATGGTCACAGGACACCAGCCTGCGGCTTCCCTGAGCATGAGCCAACTCTACAGCAGGCTCTCGGCTCATTTCGTCTCGCCGCTGCGCTTCGAGGCCGGGCTCATCACGACACCTGGTCAGAAACCAGCCATCGTGCATATGAAATTCGAGCAGTGGCACTGGAAGATCACCCAGCTCGATCTACCCAAGGCAGCCTGA
- a CDS encoding lysylphosphatidylglycerol synthase domain-containing protein — translation MKTLTLVLALMGLALLTGIMAWLGIGHVFSAMQRIGIGGFASIVGGQALVDIGLGIAWFSACPELGLFRAIASRAVRDAAGNCLPFSQLGGMVIGIRATCSIPTLTRKLGPLQWPAAVATNIVDITTEVLGQIVFVIIALACLFDHAGTNKFTWPVLGGMALLALGIAGFIWTQQRGGAAIHYAARFLGRHIADGWRTSLIDNMDNFQAELDQLWSRPGRIALGATIHLLCWLGGAAITWLSLELLGAHIGIVGAIAIEGVVCGLMSASFLVPAALGVQEAAYVALGYFFGVDAEISLGLSLLRRGRDIAIGIPVMALWQLSEMRRLRQPKRPTSADATLDYADTSSRSEAS, via the coding sequence TTGAAAACACTCACCCTTGTTCTCGCCCTCATGGGCCTTGCCCTTCTTACGGGAATCATGGCCTGGCTTGGCATCGGTCATGTTTTCAGCGCCATGCAGCGTATCGGCATCGGGGGCTTTGCGTCCATCGTCGGTGGTCAGGCGCTGGTTGATATCGGTCTCGGCATTGCCTGGTTCAGTGCCTGTCCCGAACTTGGGCTCTTTCGGGCCATTGCCTCACGCGCCGTGCGTGACGCTGCCGGGAACTGCCTGCCCTTCTCCCAGCTTGGCGGCATGGTGATTGGCATACGCGCCACATGCAGCATCCCTACCCTCACCCGCAAACTCGGCCCGCTCCAATGGCCTGCCGCTGTCGCCACCAATATTGTGGATATCACGACCGAAGTGCTGGGTCAGATCGTGTTCGTCATCATCGCCCTCGCCTGCCTGTTCGACCATGCGGGTACCAATAAGTTCACCTGGCCTGTTCTGGGTGGCATGGCGCTTCTGGCGCTCGGCATCGCCGGTTTCATCTGGACACAGCAGCGTGGCGGGGCTGCCATCCATTATGCCGCCCGTTTTCTGGGCCGCCATATTGCAGATGGCTGGCGCACCTCGCTGATCGACAACATGGACAATTTCCAGGCTGAACTCGATCAGCTCTGGTCACGCCCCGGTCGCATCGCTCTGGGTGCCACCATCCACCTTCTTTGCTGGCTCGGCGGGGCTGCCATCACCTGGCTCTCACTCGAATTGCTGGGCGCCCATATCGGTATTGTCGGCGCCATCGCCATTGAGGGTGTCGTTTGCGGCCTCATGTCCGCCTCGTTCCTTGTGCCAGCCGCTCTGGGCGTTCAGGAAGCCGCTTATGTCGCACTCGGCTATTTTTTCGGCGTGGACGCTGAAATCTCGCTGGGTCTGTCGCTGCTGCGTCGTGGCCGTGACATCGCCATCGGTATCCCCGTCATGGCCCTGTGGCAGCTTTCCGAAATGCGCCGCCTGCGTCAGCCCAAGCGCCCGACATCCGCCGACGCGACCCTTGATTACGCTGACACATCCTCACGGAGCGAAGCCTCATGA
- a CDS encoding DsrE/DsrF/DrsH-like family protein, with protein sequence MMRVMGITLADRSFERAHHAFVLAAGALALGREVVLFSGGLSVAAVCRDWSSLDDVGLDQMFQSRGVAGFETLRSAIFELGGEVLACEAGMKASGLTQADLCPGVRICGVTTFLERTVDAQILSL encoded by the coding sequence ATGATGCGTGTCATGGGCATTACGCTTGCGGATCGCTCGTTCGAACGGGCCCATCACGCTTTTGTGCTCGCAGCTGGGGCTCTGGCTCTGGGGCGTGAAGTTGTCCTCTTTAGTGGGGGGCTGAGTGTTGCGGCGGTGTGCCGGGACTGGTCCTCGCTCGACGACGTGGGGCTCGATCAGATGTTTCAGTCGCGCGGGGTTGCTGGCTTCGAAACGCTGCGTTCCGCCATTTTCGAGCTGGGTGGTGAGGTGCTGGCCTGCGAGGCCGGTATGAAAGCGTCAGGTCTGACGCAGGCCGATCTGTGCCCCGGTGTGCGTATCTGTGGGGTGACGACGTTTCTGGAACGCACGGTCGATGCCCAGATTCTGAGCCTGTGA
- a CDS encoding HesA/MoeB/ThiF family protein, with amino-acid sequence MSSILSDLTFTDEELHRYSRHILLPEVGASGQAKLRDSSVLVIGAGGLGSPLSLYLAAAGVGRIGLVDDDRVELSNLQRQILFSTQDIGGGKAEQAAGRLGGLNPGIEVVPHGLRVDADNLPSLVSQYDLVCDGSDNFTTRYAVADCCHALGKTLVSGAVQRFEGSLSTFAPHRGGPCYRCLYPDADENAALSCGQAGIFGAVTGVIGTLMATEALKEILSLGRSMSGRVLIWQALEASFRSFDLPADPDCPCCGRGAGSGSGSEGV; translated from the coding sequence ATGTCGTCCATCTTGTCTGATCTGACCTTCACCGACGAGGAACTGCACCGCTATTCACGCCATATCCTGCTGCCCGAAGTGGGCGCATCGGGGCAGGCAAAGCTGCGCGACTCGTCAGTGCTCGTGATCGGTGCAGGAGGGCTTGGCAGCCCGTTGTCTCTTTATCTCGCCGCGGCGGGTGTCGGTCGCATTGGGCTGGTGGATGATGACAGGGTGGAGCTGAGCAATCTGCAACGGCAGATCCTGTTTTCCACGCAGGATATCGGGGGCGGGAAGGCCGAGCAGGCAGCTGGAAGGCTCGGCGGACTCAATCCGGGTATTGAGGTCGTACCGCATGGCCTGCGCGTGGATGCCGATAATCTGCCCTCACTTGTCAGCCAGTACGACCTTGTTTGTGACGGCAGTGACAACTTCACAACCCGATACGCGGTGGCTGATTGCTGTCATGCCTTGGGCAAAACGCTCGTTTCGGGCGCTGTGCAGCGCTTTGAGGGGAGCCTCTCCACCTTTGCTCCCCATCGTGGTGGCCCCTGCTATCGCTGCCTTTATCCCGATGCCGATGAAAACGCGGCGCTGAGCTGCGGTCAGGCGGGCATTTTCGGCGCGGTTACGGGGGTGATTGGTACGCTGATGGCGACTGAGGCCCTGAAGGAAATCCTGAGTCTTGGGCGCAGCATGAGCGGTCGTGTTCTCATCTGGCAGGCGCTGGAGGCGAGTTTCCGCAGTTTCGATCTCCCAGCCGACCCCGACTGTCCGTGCTGTGGCCGAGGGGCAGGGTCCGGGAGCGGGAGTGAGGGCGTATGA